One genomic region from Salvia hispanica cultivar TCC Black 2014 chromosome 2, UniMelb_Shisp_WGS_1.0, whole genome shotgun sequence encodes:
- the LOC125205701 gene encoding probable LRR receptor-like serine/threonine-protein kinase At1g67720, whose translation MAYFTYMYVVILCLIIPTIFGQVTEFISIDCGGTGNYTDNSTGLAWISDNGIQGDGVSVRVGDTNGNSQQQYQTRRDFPTDSNKYCYTLSTEERRRYIVRATFLYGASMSQGAYPKFQLYLDATKWSTMTVMDASRVYVKEMIIRAPSHSVDVCVCCATTGSPFISTLEMRPLNLSMYATDFEDNFYLNVAARVNFGAPTQEAIRYPDDPYDRIWESDLDRRPNFLVGVAPGTERINTTRDINVNTREYPPVKVMQTAVIGTKGSLSYRLNLEDFPANARAYAYFAEIQDLGSNETRKFKMEQPYNPDYSNAVVNIAENANASYTLYEPSYMNVSLDFVLTFAFVKTRDSTQGPILNAMEISRYLEIAAKTDAKDVSSLSVLRAMFVQPEWTREGGDPCIPTSWGWVSCSSTAPPRISKIVLSGKNMTGEIPRELNNLEALTELWLDGNSFTGTIPDMSGLVNLQILHLENNKLTGPLPSYLGNLPYLQELYVQNNSLSGEIPQSLLKENLTLSYEGNQHLKPVKKKHDRVILGITIGVIPLLLVLSITSILLLRHYRSKKISQRNEKGNSWRGSSKPLTTYSMARGGSLMDEGVAYYIPLPDIEAATNNFSRNIGKGSFGPVYYGKLKDGKEVAVKIMADASSHGTKQFVTEVALLSRIHHRNLVPLIGYCEEEHRCMLVYEYMHNGTLRDHIHGSDNQKHLDWLARLRVAEDAAKGLEYLHTGCNPSIIHRDVKTSNILLDINMRAKVSDFGLSRQAEEDLTHVSSVARGTVGYLDPEYYANQQLTEKSDVYSFGVVMLELISGRKPVSIEEYSSDWSIVHWARSLIRKGDVISIIDPALAGTVKVESVWRIAEAAIQCVEQHSSVRPRMQEIILAIQDAVKIEKGTDKLDSSGSTRGQSSRKTLLTSFLDIQSPDISNGSLFPSAR comes from the exons ATGGCTTATTTTACATACATGTATGTTGTTATACTTTGTTTAATAATTCCCACCATTTTTGGCCAAGTTACAG AGTTCATCAGCATAGACTGTGGAGGCACGGGAAACTATACCGACAACAGCACCGGCCTGGCGTGGATCTCAGACAACGGAATCCAAGGCGACGGTGTGTCAGTGAGAGTGGGAGATACAAATGGAAACTCACAGCAGCAGTATCAGACAAGGAGGGATTTCCCAACAGACAGTAACAAGTACTGCTACACACTCAGCACTGAAGAAAGACGGCGCTACATTGTCCGCGCCACCTTCTTGTACGGGGCCTCCATGAGCCAAGGCGCGTACCCCAAGTTCCAGCTCTACCTGGATGCAACAAAATGGTCCACGATGACAGTTATGGATGCTTCTAGAGTGTATGTTAAGGAGATGATCATAAGGGCGCCGTCTCACTCTGTGGACGTGTGCGTGTGCTGCGCAACCACAGGCTCCCCCTTCATATCAACTCTCGAGATGCGGCCTTTGAACCTGTCAATGTATGCCACGGATTTTGAAGATAATTTCTACTTGAACGTGGCAGCAAGAGTCAATTTTGGTGCTCCAACACAAGAAGCTATAAG GTACCCCGATGACCCCTATGATCGTATATGGGAATCAGATCTTGACCGAAGGCCGAATTTCCTGGTTGGGGTAGCACCTGGTACAGAGAGAATCAACACTACCAGAGACATAAATGTGAATACCAGAGAATATCCACCTGTTAAAGTGATGCAGACTGCAGTTATCGGGACTAAAGGAAGCCTCAGCTACCGCTTAAATCTAGAGGATTTTCCAGCTAATGCCCGAGCTTATGCATACTTTGCTGAGATTCAAGATTTGGGATCAAATGAGACGCGGAAATTCAAAATGGAGCAGCCTTACAATCCTGACTACAGCAATGCGGTGGTGAACATAGCTGAGAATGCCAATGCAAGTTACACACTGTATGAACCTAGCTACATGAATGTGTCGCTGGATTTTGTTCTGACATTTGCGTTTGTCAAAACTCGGGATTCAACACAAGGCCCAATTCTGAATGCGATGGAAATAAGCAGATATCTAGAGATTGCTGCCAAGACAGATGCAAAAGATG TGAGCAGCCTAAGTGTCCTGCGTGCTATGTTTGTTCAACCTGAATGGACCAGGGAAGGGGGAGATCCTTGCATCCCGACGAGTTGGGGATGGGTGAGTTGTAGCTCCACAGCACCACCTAGGATCTCCAAAAT TGTTCTGTCAGGTAAGAACATGACGGGGGAGATACCCAGGGAGCTTAATAACTTAGAAGCATTAACAGAGCT GTGGCTGGATGGCAACTCATTTACAGGGACGATCCCTGACATGAGTGGCCTCGTAAACTTGCAAATATT GCATTTAGAGAACAATAAACTGACTGGACCACTGCCTTCGTACCTGGGTAACCTGCCATACTTGCAAGAACT GTACGTACAAAACAATTCTCTGAGCGGGGAGATACCTCAATCGTTGTTAAAAGAAAACTTAACTTTGAG TTATGAAGGCAACCAGCATCTCAAACcagtgaaaaaaaaacatgacaGAGTAATACTTGGGATAACAATCGGAGTGATTCCACTTCTTCTTGTTCTCTCCATTACAAGCATACTGCTACTTCGACATTATAGGTCAAAGAAAATTTCACAGAGGAATGAGAAAG GCAACTCATGGCGTGGCAGCTCCAAGCCGTTAACAACATATTCAATGGCACGAGGTGGATCTTTGATGGATGAAGGGGTGGCATATTACATTCCGCTCCCAGACATAGAAGCAGctacaaataatttttcaagGAATATTGGGAAAGGAAGCTTTGGACCAGTTTACTATGGAAAGCTGAAGGATGGAAAGGAGGTAGCGGTGAAGATCATGGCCGATGCATCGAGTCATGGGACCAAACAATTTGTCACAGAG GTCGCACTGTTGTCTAGAATCCATCACAGAAATTTGGTTCCTCTAATTGGATACTGCGAGGAGGAGCATCGGTGCATGCTTGTCTATGAGTACATGCACAATGGGACCTTACGGGATCATATACACG GTTCTGACAACCAGAAGCACTTAGACTGGCTAGCACGCCTTCGTGTTGCTGAAGATGCAGCTAAAG GTCTGGAGTACTTGCACACTGGATGCAACCCCAGTATAATCCACCGTGATGTTAAAACAAGCAACATTCTTCTAGATATAAATATGAGGGCAAAGGTTTCAGATTTTGGGCTCTCAAGGCAAGCTGAGGAAGACCTGACACATGTATCAAGTGTGGCAAGAGGAACGGTGGGATACCTTGATCCGGA gTACTACGCAAATCAACAATTGACGGAAAAAAGTGATGTATATAGTTTTGGTGTTGTTATGCTGGAACTTATCTCGGGGAGGAAGCCTGTCTCCATAGAAGAATACAGTTCTGACTGGAGCATCGTTCACTGG GCAAGGTCTCTGATCCGCAAAGGAGACGTGATCAGCATCATAGATCCTGCACTGGCAGGGACTGTGAAAGTTGAATCTGTTTGGAGAATAGCAGAAGCAGCAATTCAGTGTGTGGAACAACACAGCTCGGTGAGGCCAAGAATGCAAGAAATCATATTGGCCATACAGGATGCAGTCAAGATCGAGAAAGGAACCGATAAGTTAGACTCATCGGGAAGTACAAGAGGACAATCTTCTAGAAAAACACTCCTAACAAGCTTCCTTGACATCCAAAGCCCTGACATTTCCAATGGATCATTGTTCCCATCAGCAAGATAA
- the LOC125206346 gene encoding two-component response regulator ARR11-like: protein MESHCFPEGLGILVVYYDHDHDPQGLDSLHKMLLKCKYKATICNSAQEALHLLDTREEEFDLVLGDVDLPDMDGFEFLQQVVHKTDIPVIMMSDDGETSKVMKGVQHGACHCLLKPIRLKEIRNIWQHVFRKRMHQQDDNAIIGVGNKRKHANMINTVGVGADPDPDPTPLNKKPRVVWTPELHLKFVNAVRCIGGLEKAGPKKILDLMAEPWLTRDNVASHLQKYRISVSRQKKEDEIKATYNGMNFPDSQHNIVINHNQTGIGSIPMVANHRDTSIGTGSMANHGDTSICTTPMEYIDPPMVADQRWEYIDQRWEYIDQPMVANQRWECIDQRMKYGNQAIMEYVDEPMVPNQGIKLIMEYGDEPMVPNQGIKFSDEPIVPNQGIKFSDEPIEYSDQVLEANYNRSINTQYPTLRGWKQQTKIRAAIA from the exons ATGGAGTCTCATTGTTTTCCTGAGGGTCTTGGGATTCTGGTTGTGTATTATGATCATGATCATGATCCTCAAGGCTTGGACTCTCTTCACAAGATGCTTCTCAAGTGCAAATACAAAG CAACTATATGTAATTCAGCACAAGAGGCACTTCATCTGCTCGACACACGAGAAGAGGAATTCGACCTAGTACTCGGTGATGTCGATTTGCCAGACATGGATGGTTTCGAGTTTCTCCAACAAGTAGTCCATAAAACGGACATTCCAGTAATAA TGATGTCTGATGACGGAGAGACGAGCAAGGTGATGAAAGGGGTTCAGCACGGTGCCTGCCACTGTCTCCTCAAGCCCATAAGGCTCAAGGAGATCCGCAACATATGGCAGCACGTGTTTCGGAAGAGAATGCACCAACAAGATGATAACGCTATCATTGGTGTTggcaacaaaagaaaacatgcTAATATGATCAATACTGTTGGTGTTGGTGCAGATCCTGATCCTGATCCCACCCCTCTCAACAAGAAACCTAGGGTGGTTTGGACCCCTGAACTTCACCTCAAGTTCGTCAATGCTGTCCGCTGCATTGGAGGATTAGAGA aAGCTGGCCCCAAGAAAATACTTGACTTAATGGCAGAGCCATGGTTAACAAGAGATAATGTTGCTAGCCACTTGCAG AAGTACAGGATTTCCGTGAGCAGgcaaaagaaagaagatgagaTCAAAGCAACCTATAATGGAATGAATTTCCCAGATTCACAGCATAACATCGTCATAAACCACAACCAAACCGGCATCGGTTCCATACCAATGGTGGCCAATCATCGAGACACCAGCATCGGCACCGGTTCCATGGCCAATCATGGAGACACCAGCATCTGTACAACTCCAATGGAGTACATTGATCCCCCAATGGTGGCAGATCAGCGATGGGAGTACATCGATCAGCGATGGGAGTACATTGATCAACCAATGGTGGCCAATCAGCGATGGGAGTGCATTGATCAGCGAATGAAGTACGGTAATCAGGCAATAATGGAGTACGTAGATGAGCCAATGGTTCCCAATCAGGGAATAAAGTTAATAATGGAGTACGGTGATGAGCCAATGGTTCCCAATCAGGGAATAAAGTTTAGTGATGAGCCAATCGTTCCCAATCAGGGAATAAAGTTTAGTGATGAGCCAATCGAGTACAGTGATCAGGTACTCGAAGCCAACTACAACCGGAGCATCAATACTCAATACCCCACTCTCCGAGGATGGAAGCAACAGACAAAAATCCGTGCTGCAATAGCTTAA